The Montipora capricornis isolate CH-2021 chromosome 3, ASM3666992v2, whole genome shotgun sequence genome window below encodes:
- the LOC138041900 gene encoding uncharacterized protein: MKFLIVLALVIPFAAHVRSLQCYVCISTTSMEDCSMSKYAVTCPSYFERPVCSTLEVKYELEGSPVQVFAKGCVKCDQCEDGPHSICTSKESKCNIDCCSGDLCNGNDDEGEDGSAVESLA, translated from the exons ATGAAGTTCTTAATTGTCCTCGCTTTAGTGATTCCATTTGCAGCTCACG TGCGCAGTTTGCAGTGTTACGTATGCATCAGTACCACATCGATGGAAGACTGCTCTATGAGCAAGTATGCAGTGACATGTCCAAGTTACTTTGAAAGACCCGTCTGTTCAACGCTCGAAGTCAAGTATGAGCTCGAAGGCTCCCCAGTTCAAGTGTTTGCTAAAG GATGTGTGAAGTGTGACCAGTGTGAAGATGGGCCACATTCCATTTGTACTTCCAAGGAATCGAAGTGTAACATAGATTGTTGCTCGGGAGATCTTTGCAACGGCAACGATGATGAGGGAGAAG ATGGATCGGCTGTCGAGAGTTTGGCTTGA